In Longimicrobiales bacterium, a single genomic region encodes these proteins:
- a CDS encoding nitrilase-related carbon-nitrogen hydrolase, protein MRIALVQQHATKDKQDNIARGLASLEQAARAGASLVCYAELAFEWFHPQTPADGDVASLAEPLDGPLVTAFCRKARELGVVVVLNFFELDRGETFDSSPVIDADGTLLGVTRMVHITDYDCFHEQGYYTPGDRGAPVYRTRAGNIGVAICYDRHYPEYMRALALGGADLVVIPQAGAVGEWPDGLYESELRVAAFQNGYYTALCNRVGREDRLEFAGESFVCAPDGVVIARAAQGCDEILFTDINYARNAESHARQLFLRQRRPELYCDWLT, encoded by the coding sequence ATGAGGATCGCGCTCGTACAGCAGCACGCCACGAAGGACAAGCAGGACAACATCGCGCGCGGCCTCGCCAGCCTGGAGCAGGCCGCGCGTGCCGGCGCGTCGCTCGTATGCTACGCCGAGCTCGCGTTCGAGTGGTTCCACCCCCAGACTCCGGCCGACGGCGACGTCGCAAGCCTCGCCGAGCCGCTGGACGGACCGCTCGTGACAGCGTTCTGCCGGAAAGCGCGCGAGCTCGGGGTTGTCGTCGTGCTGAACTTCTTCGAGCTCGACCGCGGGGAGACCTTCGACTCGTCGCCGGTCATTGACGCCGATGGCACGCTCCTCGGCGTCACACGCATGGTGCACATCACCGATTACGACTGCTTCCACGAGCAGGGCTACTATACGCCGGGTGACCGCGGTGCGCCCGTGTACCGTACCCGTGCCGGCAACATCGGCGTCGCCATCTGCTACGACCGTCATTACCCCGAGTACATGCGCGCCCTCGCCCTCGGCGGCGCCGATCTCGTGGTCATTCCACAGGCAGGTGCCGTAGGCGAGTGGCCGGATGGCCTCTATGAGAGCGAGCTGCGCGTCGCCGCATTTCAGAACGGCTATTACACCGCGCTGTGCAATCGCGTCGGCAGGGAAGACCGGCTCGAGTTCGCCGGCGAATCGTTCGTGTGCGCACCCGACGGTGTCGTGATCGCACGCGCCGCACAGGGCTGCGACGAAATTCTGTTCACGGATATAAACTACGCGCGGAACGCAGAGTCCCACGCGCGCCAGCTCTTCCTCAGGCAGCGCCGCCCTGAGCTCTACTGCGACTGGCTGACGTAG
- the ahcY gene encoding adenosylhomocysteinase: protein MSTVMADREMETGARPAYKVADLSLAEFGRKEIRLAEQEMPGLMAIREEFSAQKPLKGQRVMGSLHMTVQTAVLIETLAELGADVRWVSCNIFSTQDHAAAAVVVGPDGTVDDPKGVPVYAWKGETLEEYWWCTEQALLWPDNGGPTLIVDDGGDATLLIHKGLEYEKAGSIPAFDEENDPEEWGVILDLIRRISSEDPTRWQRIVPDIIGVSEETTTGVHRLYEMERAGTLLFPAINVNDSVTKSKFDNIYGCRHSVIDGLNRATDVMLSGKVAVVCGYGEVGKGCAQALKGQGARVIVTEIDPICALQAAMEGFQVTTLEDVLETADVFITTTGNRDVITADHMSRMKDKAIVGNIGHFDNEIDMAGLKKIKGMERINIKPQYDEFRFPDGHSVMILAEGRLLNLGCATGHPSFVMSASFTNQVMAQLELADNADHYEKKVYVLPKHLDEKVARLHLDKLGVKLTQLSPKQADYIGVPVDGPYKPEHYRY, encoded by the coding sequence ATGAGCACAGTGATGGCTGATCGCGAGATGGAGACGGGCGCACGTCCGGCATACAAGGTGGCGGACCTGTCGCTGGCAGAATTCGGTCGCAAGGAGATCCGGCTGGCGGAGCAGGAGATGCCGGGGCTGATGGCGATCCGCGAGGAGTTCTCCGCGCAGAAGCCGCTGAAGGGCCAGCGCGTGATGGGGTCGCTGCACATGACAGTGCAGACGGCGGTACTGATCGAGACGCTGGCGGAGCTCGGCGCAGATGTGCGCTGGGTCTCGTGCAACATCTTCTCGACGCAGGACCACGCCGCCGCCGCGGTGGTGGTCGGACCGGACGGCACGGTGGATGATCCGAAGGGCGTGCCGGTCTACGCCTGGAAGGGCGAGACTCTCGAGGAGTACTGGTGGTGCACGGAGCAGGCGCTGCTGTGGCCGGACAACGGCGGCCCGACGCTCATCGTCGATGATGGCGGCGATGCCACGCTCCTGATCCACAAGGGTCTGGAATACGAGAAGGCCGGCAGCATCCCGGCGTTCGACGAGGAAAACGACCCGGAGGAGTGGGGCGTGATCCTGGACCTGATCCGCCGCATCTCGTCGGAGGACCCGACGCGCTGGCAGCGTATCGTGCCGGACATCATCGGGGTGTCGGAGGAGACGACGACCGGTGTGCACCGCCTGTACGAGATGGAGCGGGCGGGGACACTGCTCTTCCCGGCCATCAACGTGAACGACTCGGTGACGAAGTCGAAGTTCGACAACATCTACGGCTGCCGTCACTCGGTGATCGACGGCCTGAACCGGGCGACGGACGTGATGCTGTCGGGCAAGGTCGCGGTCGTGTGCGGCTACGGCGAGGTGGGCAAGGGGTGCGCGCAGGCGCTGAAGGGCCAGGGCGCCCGCGTGATCGTGACCGAAATCGATCCGATCTGCGCGTTGCAGGCGGCGATGGAAGGCTTCCAGGTGACGACGCTCGAGGACGTGCTCGAGACCGCCGATGTCTTCATCACGACGACCGGCAACCGCGACGTCATCACGGCGGACCACATGTCGCGCATGAAGGACAAGGCGATCGTGGGCAATATCGGCCACTTCGACAACGAGATCGACATGGCCGGGCTGAAGAAGATCAAGGGGATGGAGCGGATCAACATCAAGCCGCAGTACGATGAGTTCCGCTTCCCCGACGGCCACAGCGTCATGATTCTCGCCGAGGGCCGGCTGCTCAATCTCGGCTGCGCCACGGGTCACCCGTCATTCGTGATGAGCGCGAGCTTCACGAACCAGGTGATGGCACAGCTCGAGCTGGCGGACAACGCCGACCACTACGAGAAGAAGGTCTACGTGCTGCCGAAGCACCTCGACGAGAAGGTCGCGCGCCTGCACCTCGACAAGCTCGGTGTGAAGCTGACGCAGCTCTCGCCGAAGCAGGCGGACTACATCGGTGTCCCGGTGGACGGGCCGTACAAGCCGGAGCATTACCGGTACTAG
- a CDS encoding metalloregulator ArsR/SmtB family transcription factor → MKTTPDRDLHATIGSLADATRTRLLLLLGRHELSVNELCAAVQLPQSTVSRHLKLLSDEGWLVTRSEGPSRYYRLAPRLEPTAKRLWQVVRDGLATQPEAAQDEARATQVLSERRTRSQEFFSTTAGQWDALRADLFGAHAGFAGLLGLLDDDVVIGDLGCGTGVVAAELAPYAGRVIAVDESKAMLSAARRRLHERDNVELRAGALESLPLDDGELDAAVMSLVLHYVPEPVAALSEARRVVKPGGRLVVVDMMAHGRAEYREAMGHVWQGFTEEQVRAWLTECGFTRVRWRGLAAEPGAKGPVLFAASGRAA, encoded by the coding sequence ATGAAGACCACGCCGGACCGGGACCTCCACGCGACGATCGGGTCGCTCGCGGACGCCACGCGCACGCGGCTGCTGCTGCTGCTCGGGCGTCACGAGCTGAGCGTCAATGAGCTGTGCGCGGCGGTACAGCTGCCGCAGTCGACGGTGAGCCGCCATCTGAAGCTGCTGTCGGACGAGGGCTGGCTGGTGACGCGGTCGGAGGGGCCGAGCCGCTACTACCGACTGGCGCCGCGGCTGGAGCCGACGGCGAAGCGGTTGTGGCAGGTGGTGCGTGACGGGCTGGCAACGCAGCCGGAGGCGGCGCAGGACGAAGCGCGCGCGACGCAGGTGCTGAGCGAGCGTCGCACGCGATCGCAGGAGTTTTTCTCGACCACGGCCGGTCAGTGGGACGCGCTGCGCGCGGATCTGTTCGGTGCGCATGCGGGATTTGCGGGGCTGCTGGGTCTGCTGGATGACGACGTGGTGATTGGCGATCTCGGCTGCGGCACGGGTGTGGTGGCGGCGGAGCTGGCGCCGTACGCGGGTCGCGTGATCGCGGTGGACGAGTCGAAGGCGATGTTGTCGGCGGCACGCCGTCGTCTTCATGAGCGTGACAACGTCGAGCTGCGCGCGGGCGCGCTCGAGTCGCTGCCGCTGGATGATGGCGAGCTGGACGCGGCGGTGATGTCGCTGGTGCTGCACTATGTGCCGGAGCCGGTCGCGGCGCTGAGCGAAGCCCGCCGCGTGGTGAAGCCGGGCGGCCGGCTGGTGGTGGTGGACATGATGGCGCACGGCCGCGCGGAGTACCGCGAGGCGATGGGTCACGTGTGGCAGGGATTCACGGAAGAACAGGTGCGTGCGTGGCTGACGGAATGCGGTTTCACGCGCGTGCGTTGGCGGGGCCTGGCGGCGGAGCCGGGCGCGAAGGGCCCGGTCCTGTTCGCAGCGAGTGGCAGAGCAGCGTAA
- a CDS encoding acetate kinase: MNVLVLNAGSSSLKFEVIRTDQERIAADSDERLAGGVIDRIGGEALIRLEMAGKPPRKTAGAIRDHRAAVEAALRWLGDEETGAGFRGIDAVGHRVVHGGEKFTRSVLIDDATITEIEDMIDLAPLHNPHNLKGIRAVRDVLGRDTPQAAVFDTAFHQTLPDRAYLYALPYSLYRRHRVRRYGFHGTSHRYVAYRYRKLTGTSRDDTRLITLHLGNGCSACAIAGGDSLDTSMGFTPLEGLVMGTRSGDLDPAILDYIAEKEGMNLHEVEALLNKQSGLLGISGLTNDMRELLAEAHEHDDRRARLAVEIFCYRARKYIGSYLAAMGGADAVVFTGGIGENAAEIRARITDGLQWMGMHVDAGVNDRTVAGVEGRITTDDSRLHAWVIPTDEELLIARDTARLVLGLEPRY; the protein is encoded by the coding sequence TTGAACGTTCTGGTGCTGAACGCAGGCTCGTCATCTCTGAAGTTCGAGGTGATCCGTACCGACCAGGAGCGCATCGCCGCCGACAGCGACGAGCGGCTGGCGGGCGGCGTCATCGACCGCATTGGAGGCGAGGCACTGATCCGGCTGGAGATGGCGGGGAAGCCGCCACGCAAGACGGCCGGTGCCATCCGCGACCACCGCGCCGCCGTGGAGGCCGCGCTGCGCTGGCTCGGCGATGAGGAGACCGGCGCCGGCTTCCGCGGCATCGATGCCGTCGGGCACCGCGTGGTACATGGCGGCGAGAAGTTCACGCGCTCCGTGCTTATCGATGATGCCACGATCACCGAGATCGAGGACATGATCGACCTCGCGCCCCTGCACAATCCGCACAATCTCAAGGGCATCCGCGCCGTGCGTGACGTGCTCGGCCGCGACACCCCGCAGGCCGCCGTCTTCGACACGGCGTTCCACCAGACACTGCCGGATCGCGCATATCTCTACGCCCTGCCCTACTCGCTCTACCGACGCCACCGTGTGCGACGGTACGGCTTTCACGGGACGTCGCACCGCTACGTTGCCTATCGCTATCGCAAACTGACCGGTACGTCGCGTGATGACACGCGCCTCATCACGCTGCACCTCGGCAACGGCTGCTCCGCGTGCGCCATCGCCGGCGGCGACTCGCTCGATACGTCCATGGGCTTCACGCCGCTGGAGGGGCTCGTCATGGGCACGCGCTCCGGCGACCTCGATCCCGCCATCCTCGACTACATCGCCGAAAAGGAGGGCATGAACCTCCACGAGGTGGAGGCGCTCCTCAACAAGCAGAGCGGGCTGCTCGGCATCAGCGGCCTCACCAACGATATGCGCGAGCTGCTCGCCGAGGCGCACGAACACGATGACCGCCGCGCCCGCCTCGCCGTCGAGATCTTCTGCTATCGCGCACGCAAGTACATCGGCAGCTACCTCGCCGCCATGGGCGGCGCAGACGCCGTCGTGTTCACCGGCGGTATAGGCGAGAACGCGGCCGAGATCCGCGCGCGTATCACCGATGGCCTGCAATGGATGGGGATGCACGTCGATGCCGGCGTCAACGATCGGACCGTCGCCGGCGTCGAAGGCCGCATCACGACCGACGACTCGCGCCTGCACGCGTGGGTGATCCCCACCGATGAAGAGCTGCTGATTGCGCGCGATACGGCGCGCCTGGTACTGGGGCTGGAACCGCGCTACTGA
- a CDS encoding TlpA disulfide reductase family protein: MSLQQDTHSGEPGGARDRPQDTTRRQKIKRRLIMVVDGLLLVVVLVLLYQRALPQASAALGFGGSSEPAPLFTLPTLDGDNVALADLRGQVVLVNFWASWCPPCRIEMPGFERIYRERREDGFTIVGIATDTYARDKIRAFLDEHDITYPILLATPAVVRDYGGVNALPESFLLDREGRIRHHVIGYFAEPALRAAVNRMLEE; the protein is encoded by the coding sequence ATGTCGTTGCAGCAGGACACGCATTCCGGGGAACCGGGCGGCGCGCGCGATCGGCCGCAGGATACGACGCGCCGACAGAAGATCAAACGGCGCCTCATCATGGTCGTGGACGGCCTGCTGCTGGTGGTCGTGCTGGTGCTGCTGTATCAGCGCGCGCTGCCGCAGGCATCGGCCGCCCTGGGGTTCGGCGGCTCCAGTGAACCGGCTCCGCTCTTCACGCTCCCCACCCTGGACGGGGACAACGTTGCGCTCGCCGATCTGCGCGGGCAGGTGGTGCTCGTCAACTTCTGGGCATCCTGGTGTCCGCCGTGCCGCATCGAGATGCCCGGCTTCGAGCGCATCTACCGCGAGCGCAGGGAAGACGGTTTCACGATCGTCGGCATTGCGACGGACACGTACGCGCGCGACAAGATCCGCGCGTTCCTCGACGAACACGACATCACCTATCCCATCCTGCTGGCCACGCCTGCCGTCGTACGCGACTACGGTGGCGTCAATGCACTGCCGGAATCGTTCCTGCTGGATCGCGAGGGCAGGATACGGCATCACGTGATCGGATATTTCGCGGAACCGGCGCTGCGCGCTGCGGTGAACCGCATGCTGGAGGAGTAA
- a CDS encoding L,D-transpeptidase family protein: MSDSESEDQAAAAAELEDGRVATAYASGSDRLSPEELEANRLNMDWREFVERDTTAGAAGDTTADGQPSADESWDDITMESINSGPAALPLYGDVEGPSVLRVQILLDRALFSPGVIDGRWGSNTEKAVYWLQRREGLRPTGHVDPATWERLQQLAGQTGQLVRTKQLTADDVAGPFVTLPEEYYDRRDMDCQCYESLGEKLAEIHHTTEDLLAKLNPDLDLNNVQAGTPLNVPAVDRQAPTAMAQGTGSQAQRADTQAAGTQAQRPGAGDTAGTGTAGAGASGQAGASGGVAKIVISDGGRYLHALDASGRILYHFPATLGSDYSPSPTGDYRITNIAHDPTWHYQPDLLEGVDDDEPDAVLPAGPNNAVGVVWMQLSRPHYGIHGTSAPETIGYATSNGCVRLTNWDAEFLAERTGAGTPVEFRDVR; the protein is encoded by the coding sequence GTGAGCGACAGTGAAAGCGAAGACCAGGCCGCGGCCGCCGCGGAGCTGGAGGATGGCCGGGTCGCGACCGCGTACGCGAGCGGATCGGACCGGCTCAGTCCGGAGGAGCTCGAGGCGAACCGCCTCAACATGGACTGGCGTGAGTTCGTCGAGCGCGACACGACCGCTGGCGCGGCAGGCGATACGACTGCGGACGGCCAGCCATCGGCCGACGAGTCGTGGGATGACATCACGATGGAGTCGATCAACAGCGGACCGGCGGCACTGCCGTTGTACGGCGATGTGGAGGGACCGAGTGTGCTGCGCGTCCAGATCCTGCTCGACCGCGCGCTCTTTTCACCCGGTGTGATCGACGGGCGCTGGGGCAGCAATACGGAGAAGGCGGTGTACTGGCTGCAGCGGCGGGAAGGGCTGCGCCCGACCGGTCATGTCGACCCCGCAACGTGGGAGCGACTCCAGCAGCTGGCGGGGCAGACGGGCCAGCTCGTTCGGACGAAGCAGCTGACCGCGGACGATGTCGCGGGTCCGTTCGTCACGCTGCCGGAGGAGTACTACGACCGGCGTGACATGGACTGCCAGTGCTACGAGTCGCTGGGCGAGAAGCTGGCTGAGATCCACCACACGACCGAGGATCTGCTGGCAAAGCTGAATCCCGATCTCGACCTGAACAACGTGCAGGCTGGCACACCGCTGAACGTGCCCGCAGTCGACCGTCAGGCACCCACCGCGATGGCGCAGGGCACGGGCAGCCAGGCGCAGCGCGCTGACACACAGGCAGCGGGCACGCAGGCGCAGCGTCCGGGCGCAGGCGATACGGCGGGCACCGGCACGGCGGGCGCAGGCGCGTCGGGTCAGGCAGGTGCGTCTGGTGGTGTCGCGAAGATCGTGATCTCCGACGGCGGCCGCTATCTGCACGCGCTCGATGCGTCCGGCCGGATCCTGTACCATTTCCCGGCCACACTCGGCTCGGATTACTCGCCATCTCCGACGGGCGACTATCGGATCACGAACATCGCACACGATCCGACCTGGCACTATCAGCCGGACCTGCTCGAGGGCGTGGACGATGACGAGCCGGATGCCGTGCTGCCCGCCGGTCCAAATAACGCCGTCGGCGTCGTGTGGATGCAGCTGTCACGACCGCATTACGGAATTCACGGCACCAGCGCACCGGAGACGATCGGGTACGCCACGTCCAACGGCTGTGTCCGTCTGACCAACTGGGATGCGGAGTTCCTGGCGGAGCGCACGGGAGCGGGCACGCCGGTCGAGTTCCGCGACGTGCGGTAG